The sequence TTTGGCACGATGGTTACTTTGGCATTGCTTAGTGTGTAGCCGCCATTTTTGATGACTGCTGTAAGTGGGGCAGTGTCATATGGATTTACCACTACTTCGCCTATTTGCCCAGTGATAGCATAGTCTAGTTTAGCCCCGCTTGGGCCGCCTATCGCAAAAGCGCTTGAGCAAAGTATAGAAGCTAGCGCAACACAACTCAAAGTCTTTTTCATAACATCTCCTTTGGATAAATTTTATAAACTCTACTCATAAAGCTTATAAAATTTAGAAAAAGCCTTGGAACGCCCAAGGCTTAAAATAGGTAAAAGGAGTAATAAAAAATATTGCGTCCTTCGTAATTGTAATAAAACCTTATAACATAAAAATCACGATAAACTTTATAATGGCTTAAAATCTAAATTTATATTAAAAATTTTTGCCTTTTTGGACCTTAAGCTAGCATTTACGCTTTAGCACTTATAATCAGCCCCAAATAATGGAGTAAAACTTATGACACTAACTTACAATGCAAAGAAAATTTATGAAATTTGGTTTGGTTCAAAAAGTGAGCTTGAAGAGAGCAATGCTAGCTTTTTAGAGGATTATTTAAATTTTTTAGGCGATATTAGTGAAGTGATAAATATTGATGAAAAAACAAGACTTTCGGTTATCATCGCCTCTCTTTGCGTGAGCAAAGGTGCAAAAAGCTCATTTAAAAGCTTCGTTAGGGCTGCTTTAAATGTAGGCATATCAGCAAAAGAGATAAGAGAAATTTTATATCAAGCAGTGCCTTATGCTGGGCTTGGCAAGGTAGAAGATTATATATTTTTAGCTGATGAAATTTTTAATGAGCGCTATATAGAGCCTGAAAATATGCCTAAAAAATCAAGAGAGGGCAGAGGCGAAAGAGGCCTTGAGATACAAAGAAAACTCTTCCCAGCGGTTGATAAATTTATCGCATCAATGCCAAATGATCAAAAACATATAATGGAATTTTTATCGCAAAACTGCTTTGGCGATTTTTATGCAAGAGATGGGCTTAGTTTAGAGCTTAGGGAGCTTTTGACATTTGTCTATATCACGACTCTTGGCTTTGCAAAGCCACAGCTTTTAGGGCACATTGCTGCAAATTTTGGCATCGGCAACGATAGAGCTAAGCTAATAAGTGTTGTTACAACTCTTATACCATTTATAGGCTATCCGAGTGCTTTAAATGCATTATCAGCAATAAATGAGATAAGTTCTAGTAAAAATTAAATTTTTAATCAATACAATATCTTATAAATTTCAGCCAAAATTTATTCTAGCGTTAAATTTGCGGTTGAGCTTGGTTGTAGAATAGCTCAAAATAAATCATCTAAAGGAGATTATCATGAGTTTTCTATCTAAATTTAGCAAGGCTATCTTTGCTGTTGCAGTTGCTGGAGCGATTAGTGCTAGTGCGTTTAGCGAGGGAGAGGACTACGTCAAGCTTGAAAAGCAACTAAGCGCGGGACAAAATACGCTAGTTAAAATTTTTAGCTATGCTTGCCCATTTTGCTACAAATACGACAAGAGCGTCACTCCAAAGGTAGTTGAGAAAATTCCTGGACTAAAATACGAGCCATTTCATCTAAAGACAAAGGGCGATTATGGCGAGGTTGCGAGCAAGGTTTTTGCCGTGCTTATCGTTATGGACGAGGCAAAAGGTGTCAGCTTATTTGATGAAAATTCGCTATTTAAAAAGGCTAAATTTGCCTACTACAAGGCTTATCACGACAAAAAAGAGCGCTGGAGCGATGGTAAAGACGCTGAGGGCTTTTTAAAGACTGGACTTGATGCTGCTGGCGTTAGTAAAGTAGACTACGAAAAAGAGCTAGCTAATCCAAAAGTGACCGAGCTGCTTAAAAAGTGGGACGAGAGCTATGACGTGGCCAAAATTCAAGGCGTGCCAGCATTTGTCGTAAATGGCAAATACCTCATCATGACAAAATCAATTAGCTCACTTGACGGTATGGCAGCACTCATCGAAGAGCTTCTTAAAAAATAAGGCGTCACATGAGCTTTTTTAAAAAAATGGCTAAATTTCAAGACTCACGCATCTCTTGGGCGGTGCTAGTCTTTGTAAGCGTTGCACTTGTCGTTATCGCGCACTCGCTCTTTCAAAACTACGCCTATATGCCTCCTTGCGAGCAGTGCGTCTATATACGTTTTGCATTTTTATGTATGGCACTTGGCGGCGTGATCGCTATGATAAATCCTAAAAATTTACTATTTGCTCTAATTGGCTACGTCTTTGCCTTTTGGGGAGCGGTGCAGGGCATAATGTATAGCGTAAAGCTAGCTAAAATCCACGATGCGGTGCATGGCGATGATCCTTTTGGCGTGCAGGGCTGCTCTACTGAGCCACACTATCCATTTGGTTTGCCGCTTGAAAAGTGGGCGCCTGACTGGTTTATGCCAACAGGCGACTGCGGATATGATAGCCCTATGGTGCCTGATGGCGTGATGCTAAGCGATTTGCAAAAGAGCATAGTTGATCTTTATGCGGACGGCTGGTATCTTGTGCCATCATCTAAATTTATGTCGATGGCTGATTGCACGCTGCTTGGATTTGGTGTTTGTTTTGTAGTGCTTGCGCTTATGCTCGTTTCAAAGCTTTTATCCTTTTTAAAATGAAATTTAGTTAGCCCAAATTTGGGCTAACTTAGGATATACTGCACGCATGGGTATTAATTTAAAATCACAAAATATTAAAATCTACGCCATCATCTTGCTTGCTAGCCTTTTTGTAATACTTCTTGGGCTAAATATTTATAGCAATGCAAAAGAGAAAATCATAGAGCTATCTGATAAAAATAACATAGCAGTTAGCAAAAATATCGTAAATAACTTTCAAATTTGGCTTGATGAGCGTATAAATTCACTCATTCGTGCGTCAAAATTTATACAAAATGCAGACATCGTAGATGACGATGAAAAGATAGCCGGCTTTATAAAGCTCTTTAAGCAAAACGCAAAAGAATTTGATCTAATGCAGCTTTTAAGGGATGATGGAGAAATTTTTGTAGATGGAGAGAAAATTTTAGAAGAAGTTATGCCAAAGAGCGAAAGAGCAGGGCTTATCTGGTATGTTGAGACAAAAAATACAAATGCCCCAAGCGTAAATTTCATGCAAAAACATAAAATTTTAAAAGGCTCAACTCTAAATTTATGCGTTCCAGTCACAAAACAAGCGAAATTTAAAGCAGCACTTTGTGGCGTCGTGCGTATAGAAAATATCTTTAATAGCATTAAAAATTTTAGCCTTGCGCCAAATTCTTACTCATTTTTAGTGACTCATAGCGGTGAAATTTTAACATCGATACCTGATCTTGCTTTAAAAAAAGAGATCGAGGAAAAATTTAAAGAGTTGTTTTTAAAAGATGAAGACATTACAAGCTTAAAAATAGGACAAAATTTAATCCAAGTAGCTGAGATACCAACGATAAATTGGTTTATAGGAGCTGGCACAAATAATGAAGAGGAAATTTCAGCTTTAACAAAAGAAGCTTTAAAAAATGCTCTAAGCTTGCTCTTTGCCTTCGTTGCGCTCACATTTTTGGCAAATATTCTTCATAATTTTATGTATAACAAGATAAAAAAGATACAAGATGAGTATGAGACATTGCTAACTCATAGAGCCAAAATGAGTGAGGCTGGCGAGCTAATAAGTGGCATCAATCATCAATTCATTCAACCTGTAAATTCGCTAAAACTAATGCTAAGCTCGTGCATAATGTTAAAAAAAGAAGGTAAATTAAGCGATGAGGAGCTAATAAATTTACTTGAAAAAGGGCAAAGCTCAGTCAAACTTCTTTCAAGTACTATTGAAATTTTTAGAAATTTTTACAAAAGCGCTGAAAATGTGAGCGAATTTGAGATACAAACAAGCATTAAAAATCTAATAACTCTCATGCACACAGAGCTTAGTAGGGCAAATGTTAGTGTAAAATTTAGCGGCTTTAATGAACAAAAAGTCCGTCAGATAGAAAATATAATCCAACAAATTTTACTAATCCTAATACACAACGCAAAAGACTCACTTGTCGAAAGCTACAAAGATGAGCCACTAAAACGTATCATCGATATAAAATTTAGAAGCTTTGAAGATAAGTGCTACATCGGAGTTTATGACAATGGAAATGGCGTAAGCGAGCAAATGAGCGAGAAAATTTTTACTTGGCTAAATACCACCAAAAAGCAAGGAAATGGCATAGGGCTTTATTTCGCTAAAAAGCTAGCGCAAGAAAAGCTAAATGGTGACGTAAGACTCGTAAATAACGCAAAGCCAACGGTATTTGAGCTAAGTTTTGATATAAATTTAAAGGACTAAAATGCAAGAAGTCTTAGAAATTTTAAAAAAGACGTCCGTCTTGGTAGTCGAAGATGACGATATGGCAAGAGAGCTTATTGTTAGCGGGCTTAAGCCTTATTGCGAGCAGGTAATTGGTGCTTGCAATGGACAAGATGGCGTGGAGAAATTTAAAAAGCAAGGCTTTGATATCGTGATGAGCGATATTCACATGCCAGTGCTTAATGGCTTTGAGATGATGAATGAGATGAAACGTACAAAGCCGCACCAAAAATTTATCGTCTTTACCTCTTATGATAGCGATGAAAATTTGATAAAAAGCATGGAGGAAGGGGCGATGCTTTTTTTAAAAAAGCCTATTGATATGAAAGATCTTAGATCAATGCTTATTAGTTTAAGTTTTGAACGAGATGAAAAGCTGGTTTATTTAAGCGATGAGGTGAGTATAAATTTAAAAAGAGAGAAAATTTATAAAAATGGCATTGAAATTTATCTTAGCTTTTTGCAAAATAAGATATTTTGGCTCTTTGCTTATAATCTAAATAAGCTAGTTACTTATGAGATGATAGAAGAATTTGTCTATGAGAGCGATGTTAGCAAGGCGGCTATCCAAAATGTGATACTTCGTCTAAAGCGTGAGCTTGGCGTGAAATTTAAAAATATCAGCGAAAGCGGATATATTTTAATCACAAAATCTGAATGATTTGGAATTATCGCCACCTTGTACCATAGTACAATATACAAAAGTAATTAAATATACTAAAATACCGACAAATAAAAATAAGGAATAAAGATGGCAGCAGTAGCTGGTATAGTTAAAAGTGTTTCATCTGATGTTATAGCGATAGACCAAAATGATCATGTAAGAGTTTTAGACGTAAATGATAAAGTATATATCGGAGAGGCTATAAAGGGCGAGAGCGAAAGCTCAAGTATTACAATCACTGCGAATGATGGACAAGATATATCAATAAACGGATACGATACTCTTTGGCTAGATAGTAGCGTAGTAAGTGATGATATTGGTGAGTCTAGCATAGATACTGACGCATTGTTTAAAGCACTTCTTGGCAATGATTATGTATCGATTTTAGATCATATAAATGAAAAAGTAGATGATATTCTTAGCGCAACCAATTTAGAGCAAGAAGAGATAAGTGATAATACAAGCGTAAATATTAGTTTTAATGAAATAGATCCAAATTTAGCAAATGAGCATGGATTAAGAGAAGATGATCTTTTAGCTAAAATAAACGAACATAAAGAGAGCGACAAACAAGTAGATCCTAGTTTTGAGCATACAAATCTTAACGCAACTACGATATATATAGATATCGATAACGACTTAAATAAACTTTCATAAATTTGAGCTTTTTGCTCAAATTTCTTCTGTTTTAAAAAACTCAAATTTATCTAATATCCTCTATAATAAGCCAAAAATTTCAAAGGAAAACGATGAAAAAAATTCTAATCATCGCAGGCTCTTGTAATAGTGGCACAGCTGGGCTTCAAGCAGATATAAAAACATGTGCTAGGCTTAATTGTTATAGTGCAACAGCGGTAACTTCTTTGGTCGCTGAGACTACGGATGCCGTAAAAAGCGTGGTTTGCTTAGAGCCTAGTTTTGTCAAAGATCAGCTAAATACGCTTGCGGAAGAATTTAGCTTTGATGCGATTAAGATAGGTATGTTATTTAGCGAAGAGATTATGGAAGTGGTGCGTGAGTTTTTACTAACTCAAAACACTAAAGTAGTGCTTGATCCAGTTTGCGTCTCAAAAAGCGGACACAAGCTTATAAAAGATAGTGCGGTGGCAAAACTAAAAGAGCTAATGAGCTTAGCTACAGTAACTACTCCAAATTTAGATGAGGCAAATGTGCTTTTTGGCGATAATTATAAAGATTTGCCTTGTGATGTTATCGTAAAGAAACATATCAGCAAAGATAGCAGTATAGACACACTTTATAAAAAAGATGGTTCGCTAAGAAATTTTAAAACCCCACTTGTTAATCCGCTTGTAATGAGTGGAACTGGTTGTAGCTTCTCAACTGCACTTGCTTGCTTTTTAGCAAAGGGCAAGAGCTTAGAGGAGTCTATACAACTTTCAAAAGAGTATATTTGCTCTATCATAAAAGAGAGCATTGATACAAGGCTTGGCAAAAATCGCTTACTTTGGCATGGAGCGAAGTAAAATTTATTCCTCTGATCTTTGCACGGCAGCTGAGTGAGTGATGATGTCGTGCAGATTTAGTTTATCTTTTCTAAAGAAACAAAGGCAAAGTCCAAGTATGCTAAAGCCAGCAAAGGCAAAGCAAATTTGGCGCAAGATGGTGTGAAAAAAGCTTAGTTTTCTACCGGTTTTTAGGTTTATTAGATAAATTTCTTGTGCTTTGTAGCCTGGAGTTTGTGCTTTTATGCTAAAAAAAAGGCACATTATAAGCGAGATCAGGCTATTTGCACCAAAAATGGCAATTTGGTTATGCAAAAATGCCTCTTTGCCATCAAGCACAAGATATGTTGTCGCATAAAATATCGGCATACCGATGATAAAAAGATCGATGATAAAGGCCTTTGCTCTAGCCCAAATAGGTGCGATTTTTGCCTTTTGCTTTGCCAAGTCAATTTCCTGTATTTATGTAGATATGGTTAAATTTCTCCCAGTCGTATAGATAGACTAGGTTGTCACTCTCGCCGCTATCATGTCTAACGCAAAGCATAGTAGAGGCACGTGAGACTTTGCACCAGTGATTATAGAGATTAAGTTTTTTGATATCGCTTTCTAGCACGCCAATACAGCCTATATATTCATAAATACTAAGATCAAAAAAGCTTTTATTTTCGGTCCTTAGCAAGCATTTTTTACTATTTTCTTGCATTAAACTAGCTCTACACCTTTGCCATTTACTACTTCGCCTATCACGTAGCCATCGCTGCTAGCTAGGACAGCATTGACATTTTCTTTAGGCACAACTAATATCATGCCAACGCCCATGTTAAAGGTTCTCATCATCTCGCTTTCTTCTACTTTTTGAGCGATGATTTTAAAAATTTCAGGCGTTTTTATAGTGCTTTTTTGTACTTTTGCACCAAGTCCAGCAGGGAAGACGCGAGGCAAGTTTTCAACTATGCCACCACCGGTGATGTGAGCCATTGCTGTGATCTTATCTTTTAAACTTAAAAAGTCGCTCACATAAATTCTTGTTGGTTCAAGAAGCACATCGATGAGTTTGCGCTTGTCCACTTTTTCATCAAATTTTAGTCCAAGCTCGCTAACAACTTTTCTTGCAAGAGAAAAGCCATTTGAGTGCAGGCCACTGCTAGGAAGCGCGACTAAAACATCACCAGATTTTACAAATTTGCTCCTATCGATCTCATCAGCCTCAGCGATACCAACGGCGAATCCAGCAAGATCGAAGTCGCCTTTTTCATACATCGATGGCATCTCCGCTGTCTCGCCGCCGATAAGTGCGCATTGCGCCTTTTTGCAGCCATTTGCGATGCTTTTTACCACCTCTTTGGCGCTCTCTATCTCGAGCTTTGCTGTTGCGTAGTAGTCGAGGAAAAAGAGTGGTGTAGCGAAGTTACAGATGAGGTCATTTACGCACATTGCGACTAGATCCTCGCCCACGCCATCAAATTTCTTAGCATCGATAGCTAGGCGAAGCTTTGTGCCGACACCATCAGTCGCCCCCAAAATAGCAGGATTTTTATATCCGCTTGGTAGTCTGACCGCTCCTGAAAATGACCCAATGCCGCCTATAACGTTTGGTGTTTGTGTAGATTTTACGAAAGGCTTTATCGCCTCAACAAAGCTATTTCCAGCATCTATATCCACTCCAGCATCTTTATAGCTTATCATCTTTGCCCTTTTTTGTAATTTTTTAAAACTTTAGCCAAAAGTTGCTAAAATTGTCATCAATTTTCAAAAATGGAGCGAGTTTGCAAAAATTCCCAAACGCTTATGTCATTACAGGCTCTATTGCTAGCGGTAAAAGTATGGCTATAAATTTGCTAAAAGAACGAGACTTTAGCGTGATTGATGCGGACGTGATCGCTCATGAACAGCTTGAAATTTGTAAATGTGAGATAGTGGAATTTTTTGGCAAGCAAATTTTAGATGAGACTGGCAAGATAGAGCGCAAAAAACTAGGTGCCATTGTTTTTAATGATCCAAAAAAATTAAAAATTTTAGAGCAAATTTTGCATCCAAAGATAAAGGAAGAAATTTTATCTTGCGCTACAAAGCTTGAGTGCTTGGGGCAGGTTTATTTTGTAGATATCCCTTTGTTTTTTGAAAAAGAGGATCGCTACGCTGAGTTTAAAAATGTAGCCTTGATCTACGCACCAAAAGAGCTTTTGCTAAGCCGCCTAATGAGCAGAAATGGTATAAGTTTAGAGGATGCAAAAGCTAGAGTAGAGCTTCAGATGGATATTGAGCAAAAGCGAAAAAAAGCAAATTTTATAATAGATAATAGTGGCGATAAAGAAAATTTGGAGCAAGAACTAGAGAAATTTCTAAGGCAAATTTATGGCTGAGCTTATATAAATTTGGCAAAAAATAGAGCAATTTTAAAGGAAAAATAATGCAAGTTTCAAAGTACAACGCTAGCGGCAATGATTTTGTCATATTTCATACATTTTTGAGCAAAGATAGAAGTAAGCTAGCAAGGCAAATTTGCAGCAGAACGAACGGTGTGGGAGCTGACGGGCTAATAGTACTTTTGCCTTACGAAAAGGGTGTGAAATGGGAGTTTTACAACAGCGACGGAAGCTACGCTGCGATGTGTGGCAACGGCTCTCGTGCTGCTGCTAGATATGCCCATCTAAACGGCCTTGTTAGTTCAAGCGAATTTGTCTTGCTAACTGGTAGCGGCGAAGTGATGGCAAGCGTGAAAGGTGAGTGCATTGAGGTCGTACTAACAAGTCCAAAAATTTTAAGTGAACCGCTAAATGAAAACGGCAAAACTTGGTATTTTTACGACACAGGCGTGCCTCATCTTGTAAATTTCACGCAAGACTTAGATGAATTTGACGTCAAAGAGTGTAGGGCACTTCGTCAAAAGTACAATGCAAATGTAAATTTAGCCAAATTTGAGGGCGAAGTTTTAAAGGTGAGAACCTACGAAAGGGGCGTGGAGTACGAGACGCTAGCTTGTGGCACTGGCATGGCGGCTTGCTTTTACGGAGCTACTTTAAATTTAAACGCAGCGCAATGCTTAAAAGTCTATCCAAAAAGCGGCGAGGAGCTTGGCCTTAGACTAGAAAGCGGCAAAATTTTATTTAGCGGAGCGGTGAAACACTGCTTTGACACGAGTATTGAAATTTAGCTTTTAGAGCGAGTTTTGTGCTTGCTTTGAGTTAGTCAGAGCAAGCAAATTTTTAAATTTATATCGCTAAATTTGCGCTCAACAGCCGAACTAAATTTACAGCGGTACTGATTAAAATTTAAATACAAACCATTTAAGAGTTTAGCTACTTAAATATCTCAAGAATTAATTTATATGAAATTTAGTGGGGTGTAAAAAATCTCCGCCGAAATTTTATTTAATGGAGCGGTGAAACACTGTTTTGATATGAGTATTAAAATTTAGCTATTTGGCCGCTGGTAGTTAAATTTGGCTAGTAGTTTGTAGAAGTCGCGGGTAGTAAATTAAAACAAAGAGTTTTATAGATTTTTTGTTATTAAATTTTAAAGTGTATAAAAAAGAAGATCTCCGCCGAAGCGGAGAAAATGTGTTATTTTAAAGCATTTTTTGCTTGTTTTGCAAGTGCCGCAAATGCCTTCGCGTCATTCATAGCTAGATCAGCTAAAATTTTTCTATCAAGTTCTATATTAGCTTTGTTTAAGCCGTTAATAAATCTTGAATAGCTAATGTCGTTTAATCTGCAAGCTGCGTTGATACGAACGATCCATAAACGTCTGAAATCACGTTTTTTCTGGCGTCTATCGCGGTATGCATAAACTAAACTTCTCTCTAGTTGCTCTTTAGCTTTTCTAAAGTGTTTGTGTCTAGCACTGAAAAAGCCACGTGCTAGATTTAAAACTTTCTTATGGCGTCTTCTTCTAACTACGCCCGTTTTTACTCTTGCCATATTTATCCTTTTACAAATTGGCGCTCACGAAGTGAGTCTTGCCCCTAAATTTGGGGGAGTTTGAATGACTTTTTTGTCAAAAACTTAAATCTACGCTGCTTATACGCCGAGCATTTTGCGAACGGCTGAGACGTTTGTGCTATCCACATAGTGTGGCCCACGAAGGTCTCTCATACGCTTACTAGGTTTTTTTGTTAAGATATGGCTTCTAAAAGCAGAGCCTCTTTTTATCTTATTTTTACCTACTTTAAAGCGCTTAGCAGCACCGCGAACGGTTTTCATCTTTGGCATGCTAATCCTTTTTGAAATTTTATACGCAATTGCGTAAGTTTTGGATTATAGCGAAAAATCCTTTAGAAAATTTAAATTTCACTTAGACAAAATTTGCAATAAATTTACATTAAACTTAAAAAAATTTTAAAATTTATAATTAAATTATTAAAATTTAAATATAATCACATAAAGAAATTTTATTTCACTAAAGGAGTAAAAATGAAAGGCAAAATTCTTGCATCAATTGTTGCTATGAGTGCGATTTTAGGCACAAGTAGCTTGGCATGCACTACCATTTTAGTAGGAGATAAAGCTTCAAACGACGGCTCCATGCTGGTTGCCAGGAGTGCAGATAGTAAGGCTGTAAAGGCACAAGTCTTTTTGATCCATCCGGCCACAAAAAATCAAACTGGTATGCATAGCTCAAAGGCACATGACGGCGCAAATGACTTTACATATCCACTTCCAAAAGATGGCATGAGATACACAACCATCGCAAACTCTCACACAAAACTTCACGGAGCGGTCGGCTACAATGAGGCTGGCGTTGGACTAAGTGGCACTGAGACCATCTACGCAAAAGACGAGCTTTTAAAGATCGATCCATATAACGAAGAGAGTGGCATCACAGAGGATGATATCCCAGACGTGCTTTTGCCACGTATGAAGAGTGCAAAAGAGGGTGTTAAGCTCCTTGGCGAGATAGTTGAGACAAAAGGCGCTGGTGAGGGCTTTGGTGTGGTATTTATTGATGCAAACGAGCTTTGGTACTTTGAGACTGGTACAGGCCACAAATGGATCGCTTCAAAGATCCCGCAAGATGAGTATTTCGTTACTGCAAACCAAGGTCGCCTTCAAAACTATAAAGAGAACGATCCAAATTTTATGGGCGCAAAAGATGTGATCAAATTTGCAATAGATAACAAGACTTATGATCCTGCAAAAGATGGCGAATTTAACTTCACAAAGGCCTATACAAGGGACGATGAGAGGGATGTGACTTACAACTATCCACGCGTTTGCTGGGTGCAAAGCATGTTTAACCCAAGTCTAAAACAAGACTTCGCCGATGGTCAGAAATTTCCAGTATTTTTAAAACCAGAGAAAAAACTAAGTGTTGAAGATCTAAAAGCTGCAATGAGAGCCCACTACAACGGCACTGCGTTTGATAACTACGCTAGCAAAGACGAAGATAAGAAAAACATCTACCGCGCCATAAGCGTCTTTAGAACATACGAGTCTCACGTCATGCAGGTGCGCCCATGGCTACCAAAAGAGATCGGCCGTGTGACCTACGTCGCTCTTGGCATGGCTGATCTTAGCGTTTATTTGCCGTATTACGAGGGGCTTGATGGCTTTATAAAAGGCTACTCTGA comes from Campylobacter concisus and encodes:
- a CDS encoding carboxymuconolactone decarboxylase family protein; protein product: MTLTYNAKKIYEIWFGSKSELEESNASFLEDYLNFLGDISEVINIDEKTRLSVIIASLCVSKGAKSSFKSFVRAALNVGISAKEIREILYQAVPYAGLGKVEDYIFLADEIFNERYIEPENMPKKSREGRGERGLEIQRKLFPAVDKFIASMPNDQKHIMEFLSQNCFGDFYARDGLSLELRELLTFVYITTLGFAKPQLLGHIAANFGIGNDRAKLISVVTTLIPFIGYPSALNALSAINEISSSKN
- a CDS encoding thiol:disulfide interchange protein DsbA/DsbL, translating into MSFLSKFSKAIFAVAVAGAISASAFSEGEDYVKLEKQLSAGQNTLVKIFSYACPFCYKYDKSVTPKVVEKIPGLKYEPFHLKTKGDYGEVASKVFAVLIVMDEAKGVSLFDENSLFKKAKFAYYKAYHDKKERWSDGKDAEGFLKTGLDAAGVSKVDYEKELANPKVTELLKKWDESYDVAKIQGVPAFVVNGKYLIMTKSISSLDGMAALIEELLKK
- the dsbI gene encoding protein-disulfide oxidoreductase DsbI, which encodes MSFFKKMAKFQDSRISWAVLVFVSVALVVIAHSLFQNYAYMPPCEQCVYIRFAFLCMALGGVIAMINPKNLLFALIGYVFAFWGAVQGIMYSVKLAKIHDAVHGDDPFGVQGCSTEPHYPFGLPLEKWAPDWFMPTGDCGYDSPMVPDGVMLSDLQKSIVDLYADGWYLVPSSKFMSMADCTLLGFGVCFVVLALMLVSKLLSFLK
- a CDS encoding sensor histidine kinase, translating into MGINLKSQNIKIYAIILLASLFVILLGLNIYSNAKEKIIELSDKNNIAVSKNIVNNFQIWLDERINSLIRASKFIQNADIVDDDEKIAGFIKLFKQNAKEFDLMQLLRDDGEIFVDGEKILEEVMPKSERAGLIWYVETKNTNAPSVNFMQKHKILKGSTLNLCVPVTKQAKFKAALCGVVRIENIFNSIKNFSLAPNSYSFLVTHSGEILTSIPDLALKKEIEEKFKELFLKDEDITSLKIGQNLIQVAEIPTINWFIGAGTNNEEEISALTKEALKNALSLLFAFVALTFLANILHNFMYNKIKKIQDEYETLLTHRAKMSEAGELISGINHQFIQPVNSLKLMLSSCIMLKKEGKLSDEELINLLEKGQSSVKLLSSTIEIFRNFYKSAENVSEFEIQTSIKNLITLMHTELSRANVSVKFSGFNEQKVRQIENIIQQILLILIHNAKDSLVESYKDEPLKRIIDIKFRSFEDKCYIGVYDNGNGVSEQMSEKIFTWLNTTKKQGNGIGLYFAKKLAQEKLNGDVRLVNNAKPTVFELSFDINLKD
- a CDS encoding response regulator transcription factor, translating into MQEVLEILKKTSVLVVEDDDMARELIVSGLKPYCEQVIGACNGQDGVEKFKKQGFDIVMSDIHMPVLNGFEMMNEMKRTKPHQKFIVFTSYDSDENLIKSMEEGAMLFLKKPIDMKDLRSMLISLSFERDEKLVYLSDEVSINLKREKIYKNGIEIYLSFLQNKIFWLFAYNLNKLVTYEMIEEFVYESDVSKAAIQNVILRLKRELGVKFKNISESGYILITKSE
- a CDS encoding hydroxymethylpyrimidine/phosphomethylpyrimidine kinase, with the translated sequence MKKILIIAGSCNSGTAGLQADIKTCARLNCYSATAVTSLVAETTDAVKSVVCLEPSFVKDQLNTLAEEFSFDAIKIGMLFSEEIMEVVREFLLTQNTKVVLDPVCVSKSGHKLIKDSAVAKLKELMSLATVTTPNLDEANVLFGDNYKDLPCDVIVKKHISKDSSIDTLYKKDGSLRNFKTPLVNPLVMSGTGCSFSTALACFLAKGKSLEESIQLSKEYICSIIKESIDTRLGKNRLLWHGAK
- a CDS encoding RDD family protein — protein: MAKQKAKIAPIWARAKAFIIDLFIIGMPIFYATTYLVLDGKEAFLHNQIAIFGANSLISLIMCLFFSIKAQTPGYKAQEIYLINLKTGRKLSFFHTILRQICFAFAGFSILGLCLCFFRKDKLNLHDIITHSAAVQRSEE
- the purM gene encoding phosphoribosylformylglycinamidine cyclo-ligase, encoding MISYKDAGVDIDAGNSFVEAIKPFVKSTQTPNVIGGIGSFSGAVRLPSGYKNPAILGATDGVGTKLRLAIDAKKFDGVGEDLVAMCVNDLICNFATPLFFLDYYATAKLEIESAKEVVKSIANGCKKAQCALIGGETAEMPSMYEKGDFDLAGFAVGIAEADEIDRSKFVKSGDVLVALPSSGLHSNGFSLARKVVSELGLKFDEKVDKRKLIDVLLEPTRIYVSDFLSLKDKITAMAHITGGGIVENLPRVFPAGLGAKVQKSTIKTPEIFKIIAQKVEESEMMRTFNMGVGMILVVPKENVNAVLASSDGYVIGEVVNGKGVELV
- the coaE gene encoding dephospho-CoA kinase (Dephospho-CoA kinase (CoaE) performs the final step in coenzyme A biosynthesis.), whose product is MQKFPNAYVITGSIASGKSMAINLLKERDFSVIDADVIAHEQLEICKCEIVEFFGKQILDETGKIERKKLGAIVFNDPKKLKILEQILHPKIKEEILSCATKLECLGQVYFVDIPLFFEKEDRYAEFKNVALIYAPKELLLSRLMSRNGISLEDAKARVELQMDIEQKRKKANFIIDNSGDKENLEQELEKFLRQIYG
- the dapF gene encoding diaminopimelate epimerase; its protein translation is MQVSKYNASGNDFVIFHTFLSKDRSKLARQICSRTNGVGADGLIVLLPYEKGVKWEFYNSDGSYAAMCGNGSRAAARYAHLNGLVSSSEFVLLTGSGEVMASVKGECIEVVLTSPKILSEPLNENGKTWYFYDTGVPHLVNFTQDLDEFDVKECRALRQKYNANVNLAKFEGEVLKVRTYERGVEYETLACGTGMAACFYGATLNLNAAQCLKVYPKSGEELGLRLESGKILFSGAVKHCFDTSIEI
- the rplT gene encoding 50S ribosomal protein L20; its protein translation is MARVKTGVVRRRRHKKVLNLARGFFSARHKHFRKAKEQLERSLVYAYRDRRQKKRDFRRLWIVRINAACRLNDISYSRFINGLNKANIELDRKILADLAMNDAKAFAALAKQAKNALK
- the rpmI gene encoding 50S ribosomal protein L35; protein product: MPKMKTVRGAAKRFKVGKNKIKRGSAFRSHILTKKPSKRMRDLRGPHYVDSTNVSAVRKMLGV